In the Pseudomonas sp. ADAK2 genome, one interval contains:
- the soxR gene encoding redox-sensitive transcriptional activator SoxR, whose product MVTSENLHKELTVGQVAARSGVAVTALHFYETKGLIKSHRNQGNQRRYPREVLRRVALIKVAQRLGIPLAEIAEALQALPDNRAPTAADWQVLSAQWSKDLDQRIHQLTALRDRLNGCIGCGCLSMEACPLRNFGDVLGERGTGAQLLE is encoded by the coding sequence ATGGTCACCTCGGAAAACCTGCACAAGGAACTCACCGTCGGCCAGGTCGCCGCCCGTAGCGGCGTGGCCGTGACCGCCCTGCACTTCTATGAAACCAAAGGCTTGATCAAAAGCCATCGCAATCAGGGCAACCAGCGCCGCTATCCGCGGGAAGTGTTGCGGCGGGTAGCGTTGATCAAGGTCGCGCAGCGGCTGGGGATTCCGCTGGCAGAGATTGCCGAGGCGCTGCAAGCCTTGCCGGACAACCGCGCACCGACGGCGGCGGACTGGCAGGTGTTGTCGGCGCAGTGGAGCAAGGATCTGGATCAGCGGATTCATCAGCTGACGGCGTTGCGGGATCGGCTCAATGGCTGCATCGGCTGTGGGTGTTTGTCGATGGAGGCGTGTCCGTTGCGTAATTTTGGCGATGTGTTGGGGGAGCGTGGGACGGGGGCGCAGCTCCTCGAGTAA
- a CDS encoding antibiotic biosynthesis monooxygenase, whose amino-acid sequence MQTSAKNRSFTQLIEFEIEPHQQPALVSALSAQTERLAQDFSGFLSASIQASDDGRRVLNYLQWQSREAGEAAFQRFESGEQDFWHLIRAHQAKTVTFGSFQVLHSLERSHDDALHCNLVS is encoded by the coding sequence ATGCAAACGTCAGCGAAAAACCGCAGTTTCACCCAACTGATCGAATTCGAGATCGAGCCTCATCAACAACCGGCGCTGGTGTCGGCGCTGTCGGCACAGACCGAGCGCCTGGCCCAGGATTTCAGTGGGTTCCTCAGCGCGAGCATCCAGGCCAGCGACGATGGCCGGCGAGTGCTGAATTACCTGCAATGGCAATCCCGCGAGGCCGGGGAAGCCGCGTTCCAGCGCTTTGAAAGCGGCGAGCAGGATTTCTGGCACCTGATCCGCGCCCATCAGGCGAAGACCGTGACCTTCGGTTCATTTCAGGTGCTGCACAGCCTGGAGCGCAGTCACGATGACGCGCTGCACTGCAATCTGGTGAGCTAA
- a CDS encoding sigma-54 interaction domain-containing protein, translating into MQLLTLPPSPALATSIRATAQVFEDPKSQALLAHLQQVAPSEASVLIIGETGTGKELVARHIHNLSARRNRPFVAVNCGAFSESLVEAELFGHEKGAFTGALSAKAGWFEEADGGTLFLDEIGDLPMAIQVKLLRVLQEREVVRLGSRKSIPIDVRVLAATNVQLEKAINAGHFREDLYYRLDVVSLELSPLRDRPGDILPLTRHFVEAYSQRLGYGTVTISKEAELKLRSYSWPGNIRELENVIHHTLLICRNGVIERDDLRLSNMRIERQDDHHGTVDDSPEALLDRAFQKLFEEQAGALHEKVEDALLRAAYRFSHYNQVHTAALLGLSRNVTRTRLIKIGELAVNKRRPTENVQGERLMQLSI; encoded by the coding sequence ATGCAACTGCTGACCCTACCGCCCTCGCCCGCCCTGGCCACGTCGATCCGTGCCACCGCGCAGGTGTTCGAAGACCCGAAATCCCAGGCCTTGCTCGCGCATTTGCAACAGGTCGCGCCGAGTGAAGCCAGCGTGCTGATCATCGGTGAAACCGGCACCGGCAAAGAGCTGGTAGCGCGGCATATCCACAACCTCAGCGCCCGGCGCAACCGGCCGTTCGTGGCGGTGAACTGCGGCGCGTTCTCCGAATCCCTGGTGGAAGCCGAATTGTTCGGCCACGAAAAAGGCGCGTTCACTGGGGCGTTGAGTGCCAAGGCCGGGTGGTTCGAGGAGGCCGATGGCGGCACTTTGTTCCTCGATGAAATCGGCGATTTGCCGATGGCGATCCAGGTCAAGTTGCTGCGGGTGTTGCAGGAGCGCGAAGTGGTGCGACTGGGTTCGCGCAAGAGCATTCCCATCGACGTGCGGGTGCTGGCGGCGACCAACGTGCAACTGGAAAAAGCCATCAACGCCGGGCATTTCCGCGAGGATCTGTATTACCGACTCGACGTGGTCAGTCTGGAATTGAGTCCGCTGCGCGACCGCCCCGGCGACATCCTGCCGCTGACCCGCCATTTCGTCGAAGCCTACAGCCAGCGCCTCGGCTATGGCACGGTCACCATCAGCAAAGAAGCCGAGCTGAAACTGCGCAGCTACAGTTGGCCGGGCAATATCCGCGAGCTGGAAAACGTCATTCACCACACCTTGCTGATTTGCCGTAACGGCGTGATCGAACGGGACGACCTGCGCCTGTCGAACATGCGCATCGAGCGGCAGGACGATCACCACGGCACGGTCGACGATTCACCGGAAGCGTTGCTTGATCGGGCCTTTCAAAAGCTCTTTGAGGAACAGGCCGGGGCGCTGCACGAAAAGGTCGAAGACGCTTTGTTGCGCGCGGCGTATCGCTTCAGTCATTACAACCAGGTGCACACCGCCGCATTGCTGGGGTTGAGCCGCAACGTGACTCGCACGCGCCTGATCAAGATCGGCGAACTGGCGGTGAACAAGCGCCGGCCAACGGAAAACGTGCAGGGTGAGCGCTTGATGCAGTTGTCGATTTAG
- a CDS encoding acyl-CoA dehydrogenase family protein — protein sequence MTAKPQSALLSPLHTARQLAAEFALTAVERDERGGTPKAERDALRHSGLLALSIPTQYGGLGASWSETLNIVREFAKVDSSIAHVFGFHHLMLATVRLFAKPEQWQPWFEQTARKNWFWGNALNPLDTRTVVKNLGGWREFSGKKSFCSGASDSQMLIASAVDENAGGKLLIAAIPSGRSGITLHNDWNNMGQRQTDSGSATFERVRVEESELLLDPGPLSTPFACLRPLIAQLTFTHMFLGIAEGAFEEARQYTLTETRPWHKSSAQDVREDPYVLSHYGEFWVALEGVRLLVERAADLLDKAWAKGPNLSAEERGHLATAIATAKVAATRNGLELCSRLFEVTGARSTHASLRLDRHWRNLRTQTLHDPVDYKLHELGDWALNQSLPIPTFYS from the coding sequence GTGACGGCCAAACCACAAAGCGCCCTGCTCTCCCCCTTGCACACTGCCCGCCAATTGGCGGCCGAGTTTGCCCTGACTGCCGTCGAGCGCGATGAACGCGGCGGTACGCCCAAGGCCGAGCGCGATGCCCTGCGCCACAGCGGATTGCTCGCCTTAAGCATTCCCACCCAGTACGGCGGCCTCGGCGCCAGCTGGAGTGAAACCCTGAACATCGTGCGCGAGTTCGCCAAGGTCGACAGTTCGATTGCCCATGTCTTCGGCTTCCATCACCTGATGCTCGCCACCGTGCGCCTGTTCGCCAAACCCGAGCAATGGCAGCCGTGGTTCGAACAAACCGCGCGCAAGAACTGGTTCTGGGGCAACGCCCTCAACCCGCTGGACACCCGCACCGTGGTGAAAAACCTCGGCGGCTGGCGCGAGTTTTCCGGCAAGAAAAGTTTCTGCTCCGGCGCCAGCGATTCGCAAATGCTGATCGCCTCGGCGGTCGACGAAAACGCCGGCGGCAAGCTGTTGATCGCCGCGATCCCCAGCGGTCGCAGCGGCATCACCCTGCACAACGACTGGAACAACATGGGCCAGCGCCAGACCGACAGCGGCAGCGCCACCTTCGAACGGGTGCGGGTCGAGGAGTCGGAACTGCTGCTCGATCCCGGTCCGTTGAGCACACCATTCGCCTGCCTGCGGCCATTGATTGCGCAGTTGACCTTCACCCATATGTTTCTCGGTATCGCCGAAGGTGCCTTTGAAGAAGCGCGGCAATACACCCTCACCGAAACCCGGCCCTGGCATAAATCCAGCGCCCAGGATGTGCGCGAAGACCCGTATGTGCTCAGCCATTACGGCGAATTCTGGGTCGCCCTCGAAGGCGTCCGCTTGCTGGTGGAACGCGCCGCCGACCTGCTCGACAAGGCGTGGGCCAAGGGCCCGAATCTCAGCGCCGAAGAACGCGGGCATCTGGCAACGGCCATCGCCACGGCCAAGGTCGCCGCCACGCGCAATGGCCTGGAGCTGTGTAGCCGTTTGTTCGAAGTGACCGGCGCGCGCTCGACCCATGCCTCGCTGCGCCTGGATCGGCACTGGCGCAACCTGCGCACGCAAACCCTGCACGACCCGGTGGATTACAAACTCCATGAACTGGGTGATTGGGCGTTGAACCAGTCCCTGCCGATTCCGACTTTCTATTCCTGA